The DNA sequence TTGTCGAAAAACATCCGGACGGCTATATCGCCTACCCCTTGGGATTAAAAGGCGTGGTGGTGGGAGAGGGTGAAACCTATGAGGAAGCCATGGCAGATGTCAGGTCAGCCATAGGTTTTCATATCGAGACTTTTGGACCGGAGGTTCTGGAGATTGATCCCCCAATTCTGGAGGCCTTTGTCGCTGAAACCGCAATTGATATTTCGTGATGAAGTTTCCGATTGATGCCCCCAAAAAGAAAAAAATAATTAGGGGTCTGGTCGGGAAATATTTATTATTAGCTCCATGAAGAAGTTTCCGGTCGATGCTCCTAAATCAAGGGTGATAAAAGCCCTCGAGATTTTAGGCTTTAAACTGGTGCGTGAAAGAGAGCATCTGGCTCTGCTCCGATTTAATCCCGACGGTAGCAAAACCCCGCTTACCATGCCTAATCATCCCTATATCAAATCATCCACCTTAAGAACTATCTGCACCCAGGCAGGAATCTCCCGAGAAGATTTCTTGGCTGCCTATGATAAAAGCTAAATGTCCCCTCTAGAATTCTTTCGCCTGCAAACCCGCCAGGAAGTCCTGGCCCTCTACGACCGCTTCCCGCCGGTGGGGGTGGAGGAGGTAGAGTTGGCCGCAGCCCTGGGCCGGATTCTGGCCGCACCCATCGCCGCGCCGGAAGATGTGCCCGGATTCTTACGCTCCACCATGGACGGCTATGCGGTGCGGGCTAAAGATACCTTCGGGTCCAGTGTGGGCGCGCCGCAATACCTGGAAATCAAAGGCGAGGTGCC is a window from the Desulfobaccales bacterium genome containing:
- a CDS encoding type II toxin-antitoxin system HicA family toxin; the protein is MKKFPVDAPKSRVIKALEILGFKLVREREHLALLRFNPDGSKTPLTMPNHPYIKSSTLRTICTQAGISREDFLAAYDKS